A window from Clupea harengus chromosome 14, Ch_v2.0.2, whole genome shotgun sequence encodes these proteins:
- the kcnk10b gene encoding potassium channel subfamily K member 10b has product MVPPKKDDAAVVQSSLVHASVSAMQNPMGCEVKFNGHCPLPRLSISSRSASVVASLDASLDISALHSVMKCKTVVAVFVVVVFFLIGGGLVFQALERPFETNQKDTITLKKAMFLQNHACVSPAELEDLIKHAIEAVSAGVSPIGDTSHNSSHWDLGSSFFFAGTVITTIGYGNIAPSTEGGKIFCICYAIFGIPLFGFLLAGIGDQLGTIFVKCILRVERMFRQKHRHISQTKIRVTSTILFILAGCLVFVTLPAVIFKNIECWTALEAIYFVVITLTTVGIGDYVAGGDRNISYGQWYKPMVWFWILVGLAYFAAVLSMIGDWLRVLSKKTKEEVGEFKAHAAEWKANVRAEFRETRRRLSVEVHDKLQRAATIRSMERRRLGLDQRALSLDMLSPEKRAVFASLDTGGFKTASQESIDSKLNSLQGLKAGGVYHVASGAPQASSEDNLFNRFGSLTKLAKRSRNRELRSNIPEEVRRACERLSTSSTTLGENEVDEQEEEMLAEAEADEMEVEAEEMEVEAEEVEAETEEMVAEEETADKEGNTSLTDLPLYDDGPKVQNGFVPSQAKERELDKILEGKEHQP; this is encoded by the exons ATGGTGCCTCCAAAGAAGGACGATGCTGCCGTGGTTCAGTCCTCCCTGGTCCATGCCAGTGTATCAGCCATGCAGAACCCCATGGGCTGTGAGGTCAAGTTTAACGGGCATTGCCCCCTGCCCAGGCTCTCCATCTCCTCGCGCTCCGCCAGCGTCGTGGCCAGTCTGGACGCCAGTCTGGACATCTCAGCCCTGCATTCAGTGATGAAGTGCAAGACGGTTGTGGCTGTGTTCGTGGTGGTGGTGTTCTTCCTCATCGGTGGAGGGCTAGTGTTCCAGGCTCTCGAGAGGCCCTTTGAGACCAACCAGAAGGACACCATCACGCTGAAGAAGGCCATGTTCCTGCAGAATCATGCATGTGTCTCGCCAGCCGAGCTGGAGGACCTGATCAAG catGCCATAGAGGCAGTCAGTGCCGGGGTGAGTCCAATCGGAGACACGTCCCACAACTCCAGTCACTGGGACCTGGGCAGCTCCTTCTTCTTTGCGGGGACCGTGATCACAACAATAG GCTATGGAAACATTGCACCCAGCACTGAAGGTGGCAAGATCTTCTGCATCTGTTATGCCATATTCGGCATCCCCCTTTTTGGGTTTCTCCTCGCTGGAATCGGTGATCAGCTTGGAACAATTTTTGTGAAATGCATCTTGAGGGTGGAGAGAATGTTTAGG cagaaacacaggcacatcagCCAGACAAAGATCCGAGTGACCTCCACCATACTCTTCATCCTAGCGGGGTGCTTAGTCTTCGTCACTCTCCCGGCGGTCATCTTCAAAAACATTGAATGCTGGACTGCACTGGAAGCCATTTACTTTGTAGTCATCACCCTCACAACAGTTGGGATAGGGGATTATGTGGCAG GTGGTGACCGCAACATCAGTTACGGGCAGTGGTACAAGCCAATGGTGTGGTTCTGGATCTTAGTGGGGCTGGCCTACTTCGCAGCAGTGCTGAGCATGATTGGAGACTGGCTACGAGTTCTTTCCAAGAAGACAAAGGAAGAG GTTGGGGAGTTCAAGGCCCATGCTGCCGAGTGGAAGGCCAACGTGCGGGCGGAGTTCCGCGAGACGCGGCGGCGCCTGAGTGTGGAGGTCCACGACAAGCTGCAGCGCGCCGCCACCATCCGCAGCATGGAGCGCCGGCGCCTGGGCTTGGACCAGCGCGCCCTCTCGCTGGACATGCTTTCGCCCGAAAAGCGCGCCGTCTTCGCCAGCCTGGACACGGGTGGCTTCAAGACCGCCTCGCAGGAGAGCATCGACTCCAAGCTCAACAGCCTGCAGGGGCTGAAGGCGGGGGGCGTGTACCACGTGGCGTCCGGCGCCCCGCAGGCCTCGTCCGAGGACAACCTCTTCAACCGCTTCGGCTCGCTCACCAAGCTGGCCAAGCGCAGCAGGAACCGCGAGCTGCGGAGCAACATACCGGAGGAGGTGCGGCGAGCCTGCGAGAGgctcagcaccagcagcacTACGCTGGGGGAGAATGAGGTGGATGAACAGGAGGAGGAAATGCTGGCAGAGGCGGAGGCAgatgagatggaggtggaggctgaggagatggaggtagaggccgaggaggtggaggcggagACCGAGGAGAtggtggcggaggaggagacggCAGACAAGGAGGGCAACACAAGCCTGACTGACCTTCCCCTGTATGACGACGGGCCTAAGGTGCAGAACGGTTTTGTGCCTTCTCAGGCCAAAGAGAGGGAGCTGGACAAAATACTGGAGGGGAAAGAACATCAGCCATAG